A window of Amphiprion ocellaris isolate individual 3 ecotype Okinawa chromosome 12, ASM2253959v1, whole genome shotgun sequence contains these coding sequences:
- the si:ch211-63o20.7 gene encoding serine/threonine-protein kinase pdik1l-B-like, with the protein MEELYTLEREVGRGSYGVVFEGHMAKTGQKVAIKRLPCSNPECIELYLQELWAMRATAKNHVNVIALHSCLLQTGPRSLKPLKPGKLPLRLVETVLKGSVVGAQSEDRNDVQANIQRTTNSVSRLQDKTNTVQARAKLQEGPKSNSSNSMTPQRPSNRARKRVCQSREEQPGPLRCLALWLVMEYCDGGDLNQYLLSRPPDVQRNLSVVRQLCSAVSFLHSLGITHRDLKPDNVLVCMTPKGPVVKVADFGLSKMSEGVMDGGPTRQHFSSTCGSDFYMAPEVWGGLPYTAQADIFSLGVMFWAVLERITFLEEGSSEEQLGAYVSRGRWLMPLGEALWENAGLQLIIPVRFKRAPPLPPPPGRAVCSLLSDMLASDPDARPPAQQLESRLRSAVREDSH; encoded by the exons ATGGAGGAGCTCTACACCTTGGAGAGGGAGGTGGGACGAGGCAGCTATGGCGTGGTCTTTGAGGGCCATATGGCCAAAACAGGACAGAAGGTGGCCATCAAGCGCCTCCCCTGCAGCAACCCGGAGTGCATTGAACTCTACCTCCAGGAGCTGTGGGCCATGAGAGCCACGGCCAAGAACCACGTCAACGTCATCGCCCTccacagctgcctgctgcagaCGGGACCTCGCAGCCTGAAGCCTCTGAAACCTGGAAAACTGCCTCTGCGTCTGGTTGAGACTGTGCTGAAGGGCAGCGTGGTCGGAGCACAAAGTGAGGACAGGAATGACGTCCAGGCTAACATCCAGAGGACGACTAACTCTGTCTCCAGACTTCAAGACAAAACCAACACCGTACAGGCCAGAGCTAAGCTCCAAGAGGGGCCGAAGTCAAATTCATCCAATTCTATGACCCCGCAAAGACCCTCCAACAGAGCCAGGAAGAGAGTGtgtcagagcagagaggagcagCCGGGCCCTCTGCGATGCCTGGCCCTGTGGCTGGTCATGGAGTACTGTGATGGAGGAGATTTAAACCAGTATCTGCTCTCCAGACCTCCAGACGTCCAGCGGAACCTCAGCGTGGTGAGACAGCTCTGCAGCGCCGTTTCCTTCCTGCACAGCCTCGGCATCACCCACCGAGACCTGAAGCCCGACAACGTGCTGGTCTGCATGACGCCAAAGGGCCCCGTAGTCAAG GTGGCAGATTTCGGTCTGAGTAAGATGAGCGAGGGCGTGATGGACGGCGGTCCGACCAGGCAGCACTTCTCCTCCACCTGTGGCTCGGACTTCTACATGGCTCCGGAGGTGTGGGGGGGACTCCCCTACACTGCCCAGGCAGACATCTTCTCCCTGGGCGTGATGTTCTGGGCCGTCCTGGAGAGAATCACCTTTCTGGAGGAAGGAAGttcagaggagcagctgg GTGCGTACGTGAGCAGGGGGCGCTGGCTGATGCCTCTGGGGGAGGCTCTGTGGGAGAACGCCGGCCTCCAGCTGATCATCCCTGTCAGGTTTAAGAGGGCGCCCCCGCTGCCGCCCCCTCCTGGTCGGGCCGTGTGTTCGCTGCTCTCAGACATGCTGGCCTCCGACCCGGACGCCCGGCCCCCCGCCCAGCAGCTGGAGAGCAGGCTACGCTCTGCTGTCAGAGAGGACTCCCACTGA